The sequence below is a genomic window from Selenomonas ruminantium subsp. lactilytica TAM6421.
TGACGATGCCTTCTTCAATGTCTGTATGGATGATAACATCGAATGTATGCAACTAATATTGCAGATAATCCTTCGGCCTGCCGCTGTACCATGTAGAGCGCTATATTGTTGAGCTTAAACATAGCTTCAATGACAATGCGCACATTCTTTATGTCAACTCCGCTTATCATGACGACACCGCCTTGGGCCGCTTAATGCACGATTTCCACTGCACCGACCCAAAAGGAATGCACTACGCAATGTTAGCCAGCATAACCGATTACTTTAAAAACAAAGACGAGGGGGTTAAAACCATGTGCAAAATAATGGAAGAAATTCAGGACAAGGGCCACAAAAAAGGTTTTGAAGAAGGACGCTCCCAAATGGCTGTAGATACTGCCATGGATATGCTCCGTGATAACGAGCCCTTAGAAAAAATCGTCAAATATTCCCACCTGCCGCTGGAACGCGTGCAGGAACTCGCCGCAACACTACACTAACTCAATAAGTATTACACACCGCCGCTTACCTTCGGCGGTGTATTTTTATGCCCCGTAATACTCCCGATACCACTTGGCAAAATGACCTAAGCCTTCAGCAATAGTAGTCTTGGGCCGGAAATCAAAATCCCGTTCCAACTCACTGACATCGGCATAGGTCTGGTACACATCCCCGGGCTGCATGGGCAGGTATTCTTTTTCTGCCTTCTTGCCCAGGGCTTTTTCCAATGTCTCGATAAAGTCCATCAGTCTTACTGGACTGTTATTGCCGATATTGTAGACCTTGTACTTATCGCCGACATTGTTTTCCTTAGGCGGGTTGCAAAGCATATGCTCAATCCCGGCAACAATATCATCCACATAGGTGAAATCCCTGAGCATATCACCGTTGTTGTAAATCTTGATGGGCTTGCCCTCACGAATCAGATTGGCAAATTTGAAATAAGCCATGTCCGGACGGCCATAGGGGCCGTATACAGTGAAGAACCGCAAACCCGTAGCAGGAATGCCATACAAATGACTATACGTATAGGCCATCAGCTCATTGGATTTCTTCGTTGCCGCATAAAGGCTGATGGGATGATCCACATTATCCGTGGTGCTGAAGGGCGTCTTCTCCTGGTTACCATACACGGAAGAACTGGAGGCAAAAAGTAAATGCTCCACAGGATTATGTCGGCAGGCCTCTAATATATTGAAGAAACCAATCATATTAGAATCAATATAGCAACGTGGATGGTCAATGCTGTAGCGTACACCGGCCTGAGCACCGAGATTCACCACAATATCCGGCTTGGAATGCTCAAACAGCGCATTCACCGCTGACTCATCAGCCAAATCTCCTTTTATAAACTCATATTGGGGAAAATCCCGCAAAATCGCCAGTCGGCTTTCTTTCAGTGACACATCATAGTAATCATTGCAATTGTCAAAACCCACCACCGTAGCTCCCAACTCCAGCAACCGTTTGCTCAAATGAAAGCCAATAAAACCAGCCCCACCAGTAATCAGCACCTTTTTACTTACATCAAACTCTCTATAGTTTGCCAACTTTATACACACTCCTTCTAAGTAAAATATTGATTTTTCGTTACATAAGCGTTACAATTGAAGAAAAAACATCGAGGAGGTTTTCGTCATGGAAAAAACTGCCACTCTGAATCTACGGATAAATCAAGACGTGAAACACAATGCCGAAACGGTGCTGTCAGCCTTAGGTCTATCTATGACAGCGGCCATCACCATTTATCTGAAACAGATTGCCCTCAAGGGCGCTATTCCCTTTGAATTGTCGCTCCCCAAAGGCCCGAACCACCTGAATACCAATTTAATGAACGCCGATGAGATCCGCGCCTTCCTTGATAAAGGAATCGAGGATATTGAGAACGGCAAGTCAATGCCTGCTAAGGATTTCTTTGCCAACTTCAGGAGAATGCATGCCAATGATTGAATACCATGTCATAATCTCCGAACAAGCTGCCAAAGATATGTCCGACATATATGATTACATCTGCACCACGATTGGCATGCCTCAAATTGCAATGGGCCAATTTAATCGTATCGCCGATGCAATTGAGACATTACACCTTTTTCCAGAGCGTATAAAAGTCATGACAGATTCCCAACGCCCGGAAAAACAATTTCGACAACTATTAGTTGACAATTACTCCGTAATCTTTACCATCACAGAACATACTGTAAACATTTCACGTGTTGCCTACTCACCATCCAACATTGCAAACAAGT
It includes:
- a CDS encoding NAD-dependent epimerase; the protein is MANYREFDVSKKVLITGGAGFIGFHLSKRLLELGATVVGFDNCNDYYDVSLKESRLAILRDFPQYEFIKGDLADESAVNALFEHSKPDIVVNLGAQAGVRYSIDHPRCYIDSNMIGFFNILEACRHNPVEHLLFASSSSVYGNQEKTPFSTTDNVDHPISLYAATKKSNELMAYTYSHLYGIPATGLRFFTVYGPYGRPDMAYFKFANLIREGKPIKIYNNGDMLRDFTYVDDIVAGIEHMLCNPPKENNVGDKYKVYNIGNNSPVRLMDFIETLEKALGKKAEKEYLPMQPGDVYQTYADVSELERDFDFRPKTTIAEGLGHFAKWYREYYGA
- a CDS encoding type II toxin-antitoxin system RelE/ParE family toxin, which gives rise to MIEYHVIISEQAAKDMSDIYDYICTTIGMPQIAMGQFNRIADAIETLHLFPERIKVMTDSQRPEKQFRQLLVDNYSVIFTITEHTVNISRVAYSPSNIANKLENL
- a CDS encoding type II toxin-antitoxin system RelB/DinJ family antitoxin, which produces MEKTATLNLRINQDVKHNAETVLSALGLSMTAAITIYLKQIALKGAIPFELSLPKGPNHLNTNLMNADEIRAFLDKGIEDIENGKSMPAKDFFANFRRMHAND